One Streptomyces sp. SAI-135 DNA segment encodes these proteins:
- a CDS encoding LacI family DNA-binding transcriptional regulator, whose amino-acid sequence MGTRRPGTPTLEEVAAHAGVGRGTVSRVINNAAGVKDSTRRIVQQSIEELGYVPNLAARSLAARRTDAVTLVLTEPDWRQFAEPFFSEIVRSLGDALADTGMQLMLTLVHSDTERKRFLEYARGGRVDGVLLMSVHAGDRLPDMLAEARLPTVMLGRRSGDEYVSYVDADNVGGARSAVSHLLSRGRRTIATITGPLDMYAAQCRLRGYREALALAGLSSVESLVAESDFTQDSGRRAMAELLERHPEIDGVLAASDTTAAGALQALRAAGRRVPDDVSVIGFDDFALAQHTEPRLTTVRQPLEEMGRAMIRLLLEDMEEPSVAYRHVILRTQLVTRDSA is encoded by the coding sequence ATGGGCACGCGACGCCCCGGCACGCCGACGCTGGAAGAGGTGGCCGCGCACGCCGGGGTGGGGCGGGGCACCGTCTCCCGCGTCATCAACAACGCCGCCGGCGTGAAGGACTCGACGCGCCGCATCGTCCAGCAGTCCATCGAGGAACTGGGGTACGTGCCCAACCTCGCCGCCCGCTCCTTGGCCGCGCGGCGCACCGACGCCGTCACTCTCGTGCTGACGGAGCCCGACTGGCGCCAGTTCGCCGAGCCGTTCTTCTCGGAGATCGTCCGCTCGCTCGGGGACGCGCTCGCGGACACCGGCATGCAGCTGATGCTGACCCTGGTCCACTCGGACACCGAGCGCAAGCGCTTCCTGGAGTACGCCCGCGGCGGCCGCGTCGACGGTGTCCTGCTGATGTCCGTGCATGCCGGGGACCGGCTGCCGGACATGCTCGCCGAGGCCCGGTTGCCGACCGTGATGCTGGGACGGCGCTCAGGGGACGAGTACGTCAGCTACGTGGACGCGGACAACGTGGGCGGTGCGCGCAGCGCCGTCTCCCACCTGCTGTCGCGGGGCCGCAGAACCATCGCCACCATCACGGGGCCGCTGGACATGTACGCCGCCCAGTGTCGGCTGCGCGGGTACCGGGAGGCGCTGGCGCTGGCAGGCCTGAGCAGCGTCGAGTCCCTGGTCGCCGAGAGCGACTTCACCCAGGACAGCGGGCGTCGCGCCATGGCGGAACTGCTGGAACGGCACCCGGAGATCGACGGCGTTCTCGCCGCGTCGGACACCACGGCGGCGGGGGCTCTACAAGCGTTGCGGGCCGCGGGGCGGCGCGTGCCGGACGACGTCTCCGTCATCGGGTTCGACGACTTCGCGCTGGCCCAGCACACCGAGCCGCGGCTGACGACGGTGCGTCAGCCGCTGGAGGAGATGGGCCGGGCCATGATCCGCCTTCTCCTGGAGGACATGGAGGAGCCGTCGGTGGCGTACCGCCACGTCATCCTCCGCACGCAGCTGGTGACACGCGACTCGGCCTGA